The Salana multivorans genome window below encodes:
- a CDS encoding ABC transporter ATP-binding protein has product MSDRATGTPTHAIAPASQLGLFATIGRGIATSPAIKRGIGLTLVLAILGTAGQLVVPVAVQHATDAGLLAPDGVDVGVVVRTALLALVLAVAAAAFTMFARSRLVAATERGLAQLRVAAFEHVHRLGVLTQNTERRGSLISRVTADVDTVAIFVQWGGLSLILALLQIVLASVAIAFYSWELLLLIWACLIPMILLAPRAQRILSSRYALVRLRAGAMLAAVSESVVGARTIKAYGVQERTGRRLDAAVTEQRDAAVRAQTIAAGAFSVGVLLSGFALAAVVVAGTYLGIGGRLSVGDLLAVLFLTQLFVQPVQMATETLNQLQDAVAGWRRVLSLLETPISVPEPAAPVALPPGPLGVRVDHVSYSYPDGPRVLHDVDVDLPAGTRVVVVGATGSGKTTLGRLVTRLVDPDDGAIRVGGVDLREVADADLRRRVVAVTQEGHLFDTTVGDNITYAVPGAGPAQAERALVELGLADWLAGLPLGLDTPVGQRGETLSAGERQLVALARAHLVGADVLVLDEATSAVDPATELRTSHALARLVDGRTSITVAHRLSTAQAADLVLVVDAGRLVEIGSHAELVAADGEYARLFRAWLAATS; this is encoded by the coding sequence ATGAGCGACCGCGCCACGGGCACGCCGACGCACGCCATCGCCCCGGCGTCGCAGCTCGGGCTCTTCGCGACGATCGGCCGGGGCATCGCGACCTCGCCGGCGATCAAGCGCGGCATCGGGCTCACGCTCGTGCTCGCGATCCTCGGCACCGCCGGCCAGCTCGTCGTCCCCGTCGCCGTCCAGCACGCGACCGACGCCGGGCTGCTCGCGCCGGACGGGGTCGACGTCGGCGTCGTCGTCCGCACGGCGCTGCTGGCGCTCGTCCTCGCCGTCGCGGCGGCCGCGTTCACGATGTTCGCCCGCTCCCGGCTCGTCGCTGCCACCGAGCGCGGGCTGGCACAGCTGCGGGTCGCCGCCTTCGAGCACGTCCACCGGCTCGGCGTGCTGACCCAGAACACGGAGCGGCGCGGGTCGCTCATCTCGCGCGTCACGGCCGACGTCGACACGGTCGCGATCTTCGTGCAGTGGGGCGGTCTCTCGCTCATCCTCGCGCTCCTGCAGATCGTGCTCGCCTCCGTGGCGATCGCGTTCTACTCCTGGGAGCTGCTCCTGCTCATCTGGGCGTGCCTGATCCCGATGATCCTCCTCGCGCCGCGGGCGCAGCGGATCCTGAGCTCGCGGTACGCGCTCGTGCGGCTGCGCGCCGGCGCCATGCTCGCGGCCGTGTCGGAGTCCGTCGTCGGCGCCCGGACGATCAAGGCGTACGGCGTGCAGGAGCGCACGGGCCGCCGGCTCGACGCCGCCGTGACCGAGCAGCGCGACGCGGCCGTGCGCGCCCAGACGATCGCCGCCGGTGCGTTCTCGGTCGGCGTGCTGCTGTCCGGGTTCGCGCTGGCCGCCGTCGTCGTGGCCGGCACGTACCTCGGGATCGGCGGCCGCCTCTCGGTCGGGGACCTGCTCGCGGTCCTCTTCCTGACCCAGCTCTTCGTGCAGCCGGTGCAGATGGCGACCGAGACGCTCAACCAGCTCCAGGACGCCGTCGCCGGCTGGCGCCGCGTGCTCTCGCTGCTCGAGACGCCGATCTCGGTGCCCGAGCCGGCCGCGCCCGTCGCGCTGCCGCCGGGGCCGCTCGGGGTGCGCGTCGACCACGTGAGCTACTCCTACCCGGACGGGCCGCGCGTGCTGCACGACGTCGACGTCGACCTGCCGGCCGGTACCCGCGTCGTCGTGGTCGGCGCGACCGGGTCGGGGAAGACGACGCTGGGCCGGCTCGTCACGCGGCTCGTCGACCCGGACGACGGCGCGATCCGCGTCGGCGGCGTCGACCTGCGCGAGGTGGCCGACGCCGACCTGCGTCGGCGCGTCGTCGCCGTGACGCAGGAGGGGCACCTGTTCGACACGACGGTCGGGGACAACATCACGTACGCCGTCCCGGGTGCCGGCCCGGCGCAGGCGGAGCGCGCGCTCGTGGAGCTCGGGCTGGCCGACTGGCTCGCCGGGCTCCCGCTGGGCCTCGACACGCCGGTCGGTCAGCGCGGGGAGACGCTCTCGGCCGGGGAGCGGCAGCTCGTGGCGCTCGCCCGCGCGCACCTCGTCGGGGCCGACGTCCTGGTGCTCGACGAGGCGACGTCGGCCGTCGACCCGGCCACCGAGCTGCGCACGTCGCACGCGCTGGCCCGACTGGTCGACGGCCGGACGTCGATCACCGTCGCGCACCGGCTCTCCACGGCCCAGGCGGCCGACCTCGTCCTCGTGGTCGACGCGGGACGGCTCGTCGAGATCGGCTCGCACGCCGAGCTGGTCGCGGCGGACGGGGAGTACGCCCGGCTGTTCCGCGCCTGGCTCGCCGCGACGAGCTGA
- the prcB gene encoding proteasome subunit beta: protein MNDAHLTEAYLRLGGTSFLDFASEVAPEVLPSSSQAPAGVTSHATTIVALTCPGAVVMAGDRRATSGTRIAHREIEKVFPADTTSAIGIAGAAGVGLELVRLFQLELEHYEKIEGVQLSLEGKANRLARLVRGNLSLAFQGLVALPLLGGHDAPTGTARLYSYDAVGGRYAERDHHAIGSGAVFAGGTLKNHWRADLTQDEAVALALAAILDAADDDAATGGVDLVRGIYPVVAVVDARGFRRVPDAELRGHVERIVATRAEAQR, encoded by the coding sequence GTGAACGACGCGCACCTCACCGAGGCGTACCTGCGTCTCGGGGGCACGTCCTTCCTGGACTTCGCCTCCGAGGTGGCGCCCGAGGTGCTGCCGTCGTCCTCGCAGGCCCCGGCCGGCGTGACCTCGCACGCCACGACGATCGTCGCGCTCACCTGCCCGGGCGCCGTCGTCATGGCGGGCGACCGCCGCGCGACGAGCGGGACCCGGATCGCGCACCGGGAGATCGAGAAGGTCTTCCCGGCCGACACGACGTCGGCCATCGGGATCGCCGGCGCGGCCGGCGTCGGCCTCGAGCTCGTCCGGCTCTTCCAGCTCGAGCTCGAGCACTACGAGAAGATCGAGGGCGTCCAGCTCTCGCTGGAGGGCAAGGCCAACCGCCTCGCGCGTCTCGTCCGGGGCAACCTCTCGCTCGCGTTCCAGGGCCTCGTCGCGCTGCCGCTGCTCGGCGGCCACGACGCCCCGACCGGGACGGCCCGGCTCTACTCCTACGACGCGGTCGGGGGACGCTACGCCGAGCGGGACCACCACGCGATCGGCTCGGGCGCGGTGTTCGCCGGCGGCACGCTGAAGAACCACTGGCGCGCCGACCTCACCCAGGACGAGGCCGTGGCGCTCGCCCTCGCGGCGATCCTCGACGCGGCCGACGACGACGCGGCGACGGGCGGCGTCGACCTGGTCCGGGGGATCTACCCCGTCGTCGCCGTCGTCGACGCCCGCGGCTTCCGCCGCGTGCCCGACGCGGAGCTGCGCGGCCACGTCGAGCGCATCGTCGCGACGCGGGCGGAGGCGCAGCGATGA
- a CDS encoding nucleoside/nucleotide kinase family protein — protein MPEPADPAALARELAREGAAGGRTIVAIAGAPGSGKTTLAIRIVEELKLLGIGTATLPMDGFHLSNRVLVDLGRRERKGAIDTFDGVGFVTTLRRAREDRTHVLYVPGFDHGGGEPIAASIAIPPTAAVVVAEGNYLLDASDPWSEVASLVDHAWFVDVDDDLRRRRLVARHVATGKAPEAAVAWVELVDEVNARRIKASSARAERILRVD, from the coding sequence GTGCCTGAGCCGGCCGACCCGGCCGCCCTCGCACGCGAGCTCGCGCGCGAGGGGGCGGCGGGCGGCCGGACCATCGTGGCGATCGCCGGCGCCCCCGGATCGGGCAAGACCACGCTCGCCATCCGGATCGTCGAGGAGCTGAAGCTCCTGGGGATCGGGACGGCGACGCTCCCGATGGACGGCTTCCACCTGTCGAACCGCGTGCTCGTCGACCTCGGCCGGCGCGAGCGCAAGGGGGCGATCGACACGTTCGACGGCGTGGGGTTCGTGACCACGCTCCGGCGCGCCCGCGAGGACCGGACGCACGTCCTGTACGTCCCGGGCTTCGACCACGGCGGCGGCGAGCCGATCGCCGCCTCGATCGCGATCCCGCCGACGGCCGCCGTCGTGGTCGCCGAGGGCAACTACCTCCTGGACGCGAGCGACCCGTGGAGCGAGGTCGCGTCGCTCGTCGACCACGCGTGGTTCGTCGACGTGGACGACGACCTGCGCCGGCGGCGCCTGGTCGCGCGCCACGTCGCCACCGGCAAGGCGCCCGAGGCCGCGGTCGCCTGGGTCGAGCTGGTCGACGAGGTGAATGCTCGACGGATCAAGGCGAGCTCGGCGCGGGCGGAGCGGATCCTGCGCGTGGACTGA
- the hisF gene encoding imidazole glycerol phosphate synthase subunit HisF yields MSVALRVIPCLDVDAGRVVKGVNFADLRDAGDPVELARRYDAQGADEITFLDVSASSDGRATTLETVTAAAEQIFVPLTVGGGVRSVDDVEALLRAGADKVGVNTAAIARPELLTEIARRFGNQVVVVSVDARRCPPGTQTPSGYEVTTHGGRRGTGIDAVAWAAEAARRGAGEVLLNSMDADGTTGGFDLQMLRDVRAAVTVPLIASGGAGTTADFVAAAETGVDALLAASVFHFGTLTVGEVKDALRAAGHAVR; encoded by the coding sequence ATGAGCGTCGCCCTTCGTGTCATCCCCTGCCTGGACGTCGACGCCGGACGCGTGGTCAAGGGCGTCAACTTCGCCGACCTGCGCGACGCCGGCGACCCGGTCGAGCTGGCGCGGCGCTACGACGCCCAGGGCGCGGACGAGATCACGTTCCTCGACGTCTCCGCGTCGAGCGACGGCCGGGCGACGACCCTCGAGACGGTGACCGCGGCGGCCGAGCAGATCTTCGTCCCGCTGACGGTCGGCGGTGGCGTCCGCTCGGTCGACGACGTCGAGGCGCTCCTGCGGGCGGGCGCGGACAAGGTCGGCGTCAACACGGCGGCCATCGCGCGGCCGGAGCTGCTCACCGAGATCGCCCGCCGGTTCGGCAACCAGGTCGTCGTCGTCTCGGTCGACGCGCGCCGCTGCCCACCGGGCACGCAGACGCCGTCCGGCTACGAGGTGACGACGCACGGCGGCCGTCGCGGCACCGGGATCGACGCGGTCGCCTGGGCGGCCGAGGCGGCGCGGCGCGGCGCCGGCGAGGTCCTGCTCAACTCCATGGACGCCGACGGAACGACGGGCGGCTTCGACCTGCAGATGCTCCGCGACGTGCGCGCGGCCGTCACCGTCCCGCTCATCGCGAGCGGTGGTGCCGGGACGACGGCCGACTTCGTCGCGGCCGCGGAGACGGGCGTCGACGCCCTGCTCGCGGCCAGCGTCTTCCACTTCGGAACCCTCACGGTCGGCGAGGTCAAGGACGCGCTGCGCGCCGCCGGCCACGCCGTCCGGTGA
- a CDS encoding ABC transporter ATP-binding protein: MTGAQALPREPQRYALPPGRLRASLALVGRGLRAHPTTSWVAIGASAVYGVSSVASGWLLGRVTDRVILPGIRGDGGIGAREIWLSALALAGVALVTAVSVALRRIYAGIVAYDVQADHRRAVTRRYLELPLSWHRRRPTGELLSHASSDAEAAASVFAPVPLAIGVVVMLAVAAGAMLAANVWLGVLGLAMLPLVAVSNALYERAMSPAVALAQARRAEVADVAHASFEGAQVVKTLGTAELETAAFVRATDDLRAANTRVGRVSAVFEPVLSLIPTIVTLAVIVVGVVQVADGRAAAGGVVTSAFLLSIMAGPVGAIGYVLGQLPRSIVGYGRIARVIDADDDRRGRAGETSGAAAGADPGDGTAAVRLAGATLDVPGPRGEVRLLDDVELDVAPGTTVAVVGSTGSGKSTLLDVLGGLTPASSGTVVVAGLDVERTGHAELARRVAYVTQEAFVFSGSVRENVALADEGAGASDAEVWDALERARLADVVRELPEGLDTELGERGTSFSGGQRQRLAIARALVRRPRVLLLDDATSALDPAVEGEILASLGTGGSADGANAADAAPTVVMVAYRPATITRADLVVHVEGGRVVDVGTVPDLLARDAGFADLLQAYERDRS, encoded by the coding sequence GTGACGGGTGCGCAGGCGCTGCCGCGGGAGCCGCAGCGCTACGCCCTGCCCCCGGGCCGGCTGCGGGCCTCGCTCGCGCTCGTCGGACGTGGCCTGCGCGCCCACCCGACGACGTCCTGGGTCGCCATCGGCGCCTCCGCGGTCTACGGCGTGTCGTCGGTCGCCTCCGGCTGGCTGCTCGGTCGCGTGACCGACCGGGTGATCCTGCCCGGCATCCGCGGCGACGGCGGGATCGGCGCCCGGGAGATCTGGCTCTCCGCCCTGGCCCTCGCCGGCGTCGCGCTCGTCACGGCCGTGAGCGTCGCGCTGCGGCGCATCTACGCCGGGATCGTCGCGTACGACGTGCAGGCCGACCACCGTCGCGCCGTCACCCGGCGCTACCTCGAGCTGCCGCTGTCGTGGCACCGGCGACGCCCGACCGGTGAGCTGCTCTCGCACGCCAGCTCCGACGCCGAGGCGGCCGCGTCGGTCTTCGCGCCCGTCCCGCTGGCGATCGGGGTCGTCGTCATGCTCGCGGTGGCGGCGGGCGCGATGCTCGCGGCCAACGTCTGGCTCGGCGTGCTCGGGCTCGCGATGCTGCCGCTGGTCGCGGTCTCCAACGCGCTGTACGAGCGGGCGATGTCGCCGGCCGTCGCGCTCGCTCAGGCCCGGCGGGCCGAGGTCGCCGACGTGGCGCACGCGAGCTTCGAGGGCGCTCAGGTCGTCAAGACGCTCGGCACGGCCGAGCTGGAGACCGCGGCGTTCGTCCGCGCGACGGACGACCTGCGCGCCGCCAACACGCGGGTCGGCCGCGTCTCGGCCGTGTTCGAGCCCGTCCTCTCGCTCATCCCGACGATCGTGACGCTGGCCGTCATCGTGGTCGGCGTCGTCCAGGTCGCGGACGGACGGGCGGCGGCCGGCGGGGTCGTCACCTCGGCCTTCCTGCTCTCGATCATGGCAGGCCCGGTCGGCGCGATCGGCTACGTGCTGGGTCAGCTCCCGCGCTCGATCGTCGGGTACGGCCGGATCGCGCGGGTGATCGACGCGGACGACGACCGGCGCGGACGCGCGGGCGAGACGTCCGGCGCGGCGGCGGGTGCCGATCCCGGCGACGGGACGGCGGCGGTCCGCCTGGCCGGTGCCACGCTGGACGTACCGGGACCCCGGGGCGAGGTGCGCCTGCTCGACGACGTCGAGCTCGACGTCGCCCCCGGGACGACGGTGGCCGTCGTCGGCTCGACCGGCTCCGGGAAGTCGACCCTCCTCGACGTGCTCGGCGGTCTCACGCCGGCGTCGTCCGGGACGGTCGTCGTCGCGGGGCTCGACGTCGAGCGCACCGGCCACGCCGAGCTGGCGCGACGTGTCGCCTACGTGACGCAGGAGGCGTTCGTGTTCTCCGGCAGCGTGCGGGAGAACGTCGCGCTGGCCGACGAGGGCGCCGGCGCCAGCGATGCCGAGGTCTGGGACGCGCTCGAGCGCGCCCGGCTCGCCGACGTCGTGCGCGAGCTGCCCGAGGGGCTGGACACCGAGCTGGGGGAGCGCGGCACGTCGTTCTCCGGCGGGCAGCGCCAGCGCCTGGCGATCGCGCGCGCCCTCGTCCGGCGGCCCCGCGTGCTCCTGCTCGACGACGCCACGTCGGCCCTCGACCCGGCCGTCGAGGGCGAGATCCTCGCCTCGCTCGGGACCGGCGGCTCCGCGGACGGCGCGAATGCCGCGGACGCCGCGCCGACGGTCGTCATGGTCGCCTACCGCCCGGCGACGATCACCCGCGCCGACCTCGTGGTCCACGTCGAGGGGGGACGCGTCGTCGACGTCGGGACGGTGCCGGACCTGCTCGCGCGCGACGCCGGGTTCGCCGACCTGCTCCAGGCCTACGAGCGGGACCGGTCATGA
- the pafA gene encoding Pup--protein ligase: MPDAPETLPATRRIFGLETEYGITCASPDGRGMSADEAARFLFRTVVAWGRSSNVFLRNGARLYLDVGSHPEYATAEEDSIHGALVQDAAGMAILTDLSEDANRRMAAEGLAGRIHLLRNNVDSHGNSFGCHENYLIRRRADFARTAEILIPFFVTRQILTGAGHVQDGPRGPRYSFSQRADHIWETVSSATTRSRPIINTRDEPHADAESYRRLHVIVGDSTMAEPTTMLKLGTTDLVLRMLENGVQLRDLTLENPVRAIRDISHDLTGRAPIARGAGGGATTALDVQREILDKVTAFTERTGDASEATRWVLELWGRGLEAVATGDHDLVATELDWAIKERLVERYRSRHPGISLTDPRIARLLLAYHDISPRDGLLGTLVERGLVQRITTPQEVARAADEPPATTRARLRGEFVRAAQEARRDHTVDWVHLKLNDASQRTVLCSDPFRAHDERVDRLIESMRA; this comes from the coding sequence ATGCCGGACGCTCCCGAGACCCTCCCCGCCACGCGACGGATCTTCGGCCTGGAGACCGAGTACGGGATCACCTGCGCGAGCCCGGACGGGCGCGGCATGTCGGCCGACGAGGCCGCGCGGTTCCTCTTCCGCACCGTCGTCGCGTGGGGCCGCTCGTCGAACGTCTTCCTGCGCAACGGCGCCCGGCTCTACCTCGACGTCGGCTCGCACCCCGAGTACGCGACGGCCGAGGAGGACTCGATCCACGGCGCGCTGGTGCAGGACGCCGCCGGCATGGCGATCCTGACGGACCTGAGCGAGGACGCGAACCGGCGGATGGCGGCCGAGGGCCTGGCCGGCCGGATCCACCTGCTGCGCAACAACGTCGACTCCCACGGCAACTCCTTCGGCTGCCACGAGAACTACCTCATCCGGCGGCGCGCCGACTTCGCGCGCACGGCCGAGATCCTCATCCCGTTCTTCGTCACGCGGCAGATCCTCACGGGGGCCGGCCACGTCCAGGACGGCCCGCGCGGCCCCCGGTACAGCTTCTCCCAGCGTGCCGACCACATCTGGGAGACGGTGTCCTCGGCGACGACGCGCTCGCGCCCGATCATCAACACGCGCGACGAGCCGCACGCCGACGCCGAGTCCTACCGCCGCCTGCACGTCATCGTCGGCGACTCGACGATGGCCGAGCCGACGACGATGCTCAAGCTGGGCACGACCGACCTCGTGCTGCGCATGCTGGAGAACGGCGTGCAGCTGCGCGACCTCACGCTGGAGAACCCGGTCCGGGCGATCCGCGACATCAGCCACGACCTGACCGGCCGCGCCCCGATCGCCCGCGGAGCCGGCGGCGGCGCGACGACCGCGCTCGACGTCCAGCGCGAGATCCTCGACAAGGTGACGGCCTTCACCGAGCGGACCGGCGACGCGAGCGAGGCGACGCGCTGGGTGCTGGAGCTCTGGGGCCGCGGCCTCGAGGCCGTCGCGACGGGCGACCACGACCTCGTCGCCACCGAGCTGGACTGGGCGATCAAGGAGCGGCTCGTCGAGCGCTACCGGAGCCGGCACCCCGGCATCTCGCTGACCGACCCGCGGATCGCCCGGCTGCTGCTGGCCTACCACGACATCTCCCCGCGGGACGGGCTGCTCGGCACGCTCGTCGAGCGCGGCCTCGTCCAGCGGATCACGACGCCGCAGGAGGTGGCCAGGGCCGCCGACGAACCGCCGGCGACGACCCGCGCGCGGCTGCGCGGCGAGTTCGTCCGCGCGGCGCAGGAGGCCCGCCGCGACCACACGGTCGACTGGGTGCACCTCAAGCTCAACGACGCCAGCCAGCGGACCGTCCTGTGCTCGGACCCGTTCCGCGCGCACGACGAGCGCGTCGACCGGCTCATCGAGAGCATGCGCGCGTGA
- the prcA gene encoding proteasome subunit alpha yields MSMPFYVSPEQYMKDRADYARKGIARGRSVVVLSYAGGILLATHNPSRALHKISEIYDRIAFAAVGKYHEFEALRVAGIRYADLRGFSYDRSDVTVRALANSYAQTLGSVFSSETKPLEVELVVAEVGPDVASDQLYRLSFDGGLGEEHGYVVIGGDAELRSRSLEQSWSAGLDLAGAMRAAVGALEVAEGYAAPTPIPADQLEAAVLDRSAPRRAFRRLAPEEIAGLR; encoded by the coding sequence ATGAGCATGCCGTTCTACGTCTCGCCCGAGCAGTACATGAAGGACCGGGCCGACTACGCCCGCAAGGGCATCGCCCGGGGGCGCAGCGTCGTCGTCCTGAGCTACGCGGGCGGCATCCTGCTCGCGACGCACAACCCGTCGCGCGCCCTGCACAAGATCTCGGAGATCTACGACCGGATCGCGTTCGCCGCGGTCGGGAAGTACCACGAGTTCGAGGCGCTGCGCGTGGCCGGCATCCGCTACGCCGACCTGCGCGGCTTCTCCTACGACCGCTCCGACGTCACCGTCCGGGCGCTCGCCAACTCCTACGCGCAGACGCTCGGGTCGGTGTTCAGCTCCGAGACCAAGCCGCTGGAGGTCGAGCTGGTCGTGGCCGAGGTCGGGCCGGACGTCGCCTCCGACCAGCTCTACCGGCTCTCGTTCGACGGGGGCCTGGGGGAGGAGCACGGCTACGTCGTCATCGGTGGCGACGCCGAGCTGCGCTCGCGCTCGCTCGAGCAGTCCTGGTCCGCCGGGCTCGATCTCGCCGGCGCGATGCGGGCGGCCGTCGGCGCGCTCGAGGTCGCCGAGGGCTATGCCGCGCCGACGCCGATCCCCGCCGATCAGCTCGAGGCCGCTGTCCTCGACCGCTCGGCGCCCCGGCGCGCGTTCCGGCGCCTGGCGCCGGAGGAGATCGCGGGGCTGCGGTGA
- a CDS encoding FKBP-type peptidyl-prolyl cis-trans isomerase: MSGRTSGWTRSVRRAAVAALVVGAAGAVAACGPAGDDPSASPTSTLAVEVAGELGERPSVTIPPGFTVTETSTATLIAGDGPVVTEGQTILLDYFAIDIATGETIADTFATLPEIRTFTADDLGGALYDMIDGATLGSRIERIELGTKKDPHPHVLVVDLPRLRAVGEEIAATVDPGLPTVERGEDGAPVVTIPETSAPHQTQTTTLIKGTGPQVGVGQSVILQLSAVRWSDGAVVDSTWETRPRALAVSDLPRGLAGGLVEQTAGSQVLVVVPPEDGNGVDTLVYVVDILATADVALPPAGTEHEPVEEDPATGEPAVDGSAQG, translated from the coding sequence GTGAGCGGCCGCACGTCCGGCTGGACGCGGTCGGTTCGTCGGGCCGCGGTCGCCGCGCTCGTCGTCGGTGCGGCGGGCGCCGTCGCCGCGTGCGGTCCGGCCGGCGACGACCCGAGCGCCAGCCCGACCTCGACGCTCGCCGTCGAGGTGGCGGGCGAGCTCGGCGAACGGCCCAGCGTCACCATCCCGCCCGGCTTCACGGTGACCGAGACGTCGACGGCGACGCTCATCGCCGGCGACGGCCCCGTCGTCACCGAGGGGCAGACGATCCTGCTCGACTACTTCGCGATCGACATCGCGACGGGCGAGACCATCGCCGACACGTTCGCCACGCTGCCCGAGATCCGCACCTTCACGGCCGACGACCTCGGTGGGGCGCTCTACGACATGATCGACGGCGCGACCCTCGGCTCGCGGATCGAGCGGATCGAGCTCGGGACGAAGAAGGACCCGCACCCGCACGTGCTCGTCGTCGACCTCCCGCGGCTGCGCGCCGTCGGCGAGGAGATCGCGGCCACCGTCGACCCGGGCCTGCCGACCGTCGAGCGCGGGGAGGACGGCGCCCCCGTCGTCACCATCCCGGAGACGTCGGCGCCGCACCAGACGCAGACGACGACGCTCATCAAGGGGACCGGTCCGCAGGTCGGGGTCGGCCAGTCCGTCATCCTCCAGCTCAGCGCCGTGCGCTGGTCGGACGGCGCCGTCGTCGACTCGACCTGGGAGACCCGGCCCCGCGCCCTCGCGGTGTCCGACCTGCCGCGCGGCCTCGCCGGCGGTCTCGTCGAGCAGACGGCCGGCTCGCAGGTGCTCGTGGTGGTCCCGCCGGAGGACGGCAACGGGGTCGACACGCTCGTCTACGTCGTCGACATCCTCGCGACGGCCGACGTCGCGCTCCCGCCCGCCGGCACCGAGCACGAGCCCGTCGAGGAGGACCCGGCGACCGGCGAGCCGGCCGTGGACGGCTCGGCGCAGGGCTAG
- the dop gene encoding depupylase/deamidase Dop produces MGIETEYGILGGDGVRQSPMALSALVVAGYDQARGQRGRTRWSYEGEDPLSDARGWRLDRRQAHPSQLTDEPGRGAGVDESRGATTADASNDPTLLPVMRRRRAVTLDRPEDPAAANVLLTNGARLYVDHAHPEYSSPEVTNARDAVLWDRAGEEVMLTAVRALAASPHTPDVRLYKNNVDGKGASYGTHENYLVDRAVDFDAIVRHLTPFLVTRQVFTGAGRVGLGPAGEEPGFQLSQRADYIEAEVGLETTLRRPIINTRDEPHADPARFRRLHVIIGDANCSEVATYLKLGTTSLVLAVLEAVERGEAAVPAAWDGLELADPVRAVQAVSRDLTLTGQLRLADGRELTAVEIQRRYLAGVRAVLADLLAADEAELAVARAWEEVLDLLLTDRTAAARRVEWLAKLGVLEGLRERHGLAWDHAKVQAVDLQWSDVRPERGLFARLRAAGAVDTLVTAEEVRRAVTTPPRDTRAWFRGETVRRYPDAVVAAGWNGVVLDVASEPTLVRLPMTDPLRGTAELTEHLLDACPDAAALVAALTRG; encoded by the coding sequence ATGGGTATCGAGACCGAGTACGGCATCCTCGGCGGCGACGGGGTGCGGCAGAGCCCGATGGCGCTCTCGGCGCTCGTCGTCGCCGGCTACGACCAGGCGCGCGGCCAGCGCGGGCGCACCCGGTGGAGCTACGAGGGGGAGGACCCGCTCTCGGACGCGCGCGGCTGGCGGCTCGACCGCCGCCAGGCGCACCCGAGCCAGCTCACCGACGAGCCGGGCCGCGGCGCGGGCGTCGACGAGTCGCGCGGCGCGACCACGGCCGACGCGAGCAACGACCCGACGCTCCTGCCCGTCATGCGCCGCCGCCGGGCGGTCACGCTCGACCGGCCCGAGGACCCCGCGGCGGCCAACGTGCTGCTGACGAACGGCGCGCGCCTCTACGTCGACCACGCCCACCCCGAGTACTCCAGCCCCGAGGTCACGAACGCCCGCGACGCCGTCCTGTGGGACCGGGCCGGCGAGGAGGTCATGCTGACGGCGGTCCGCGCGCTCGCCGCCAGCCCGCACACCCCGGACGTGCGGCTCTACAAGAACAACGTCGACGGCAAGGGCGCCAGCTACGGGACGCACGAGAACTACCTCGTCGACCGGGCCGTCGACTTCGACGCGATCGTCCGCCACCTCACGCCGTTCCTCGTGACGCGGCAGGTCTTCACCGGGGCCGGCCGCGTCGGGCTCGGCCCGGCGGGGGAGGAGCCGGGGTTCCAGCTCTCCCAGCGCGCCGACTACATCGAGGCCGAGGTCGGGCTGGAGACGACGCTGCGCCGCCCGATCATCAACACGCGCGACGAGCCGCACGCCGACCCCGCGCGGTTCCGCCGGCTGCACGTCATCATCGGCGACGCCAACTGCTCCGAGGTCGCCACCTACCTCAAGCTCGGCACGACCTCCCTCGTCCTCGCGGTCCTCGAGGCCGTCGAGCGGGGCGAGGCCGCCGTCCCCGCCGCGTGGGACGGCCTCGAGCTCGCCGACCCGGTCCGTGCGGTCCAGGCCGTCAGCCGGGACCTCACGCTCACCGGCCAGCTCCGGCTCGCGGACGGCCGGGAGCTCACCGCGGTCGAGATCCAGCGCCGCTACCTCGCCGGTGTCCGCGCGGTGCTCGCGGACCTGCTCGCCGCCGACGAGGCCGAGCTCGCCGTGGCGCGGGCGTGGGAGGAGGTCCTCGACCTCCTGCTGACCGATCGGACGGCTGCCGCCCGGCGCGTCGAGTGGCTCGCCAAGCTCGGCGTCCTCGAGGGGCTGCGCGAGCGGCACGGCCTCGCCTGGGACCACGCCAAGGTGCAGGCCGTCGACCTCCAGTGGTCCGACGTCCGTCCCGAGCGCGGCCTGTTCGCCCGGCTGCGGGCGGCCGGCGCCGTCGACACCCTCGTGACCGCGGAGGAGGTGCGTCGCGCCGTGACCACCCCGCCCCGGGACACCCGCGCCTGGTTCCGCGGCGAGACCGTCCGGCGCTACCCGGACGCCGTCGTGGCCGCCGGCTGGAACGGCGTCGTGCTCGACGTCGCGAGCGAGCCGACCCTCGTCCGCCTCCCGATGACCGACCCGCTGCGCGGCACCGCCGAGCTGACCGAGCACCTGCTCGACGCCTGCCCGGACGCCGCAGCCCTCGTCGCGGCCCTCACCCGCGGCTGA
- a CDS encoding ubiquitin-like protein Pup → MSTEQIGFGPRGDDGDGDTPPVPTAPTVSTQAVDDLLDEIDDVLETNAESFVRGFVQKGGQ, encoded by the coding sequence GTGTCAACCGAGCAGATCGGCTTCGGGCCCCGCGGCGACGACGGCGACGGCGACACCCCGCCCGTCCCCACCGCGCCGACGGTCAGCACGCAGGCCGTCGACGACCTCCTCGACGAGATCGACGACGTCCTGGAGACCAACGCCGAGTCCTTCGTCCGCGGGTTCGTCCAGAAGGGCGGCCAGTGA